The Chlorocebus sabaeus isolate Y175 chromosome 1, mChlSab1.0.hap1, whole genome shotgun sequence genome includes a region encoding these proteins:
- the AIP gene encoding AH receptor-interacting protein isoform X2 — protein sequence MADIIARLREDGIQKRVIQEGRGELPDFQDGTKATFHYRTLHSDNEGTVLDDSRVRGKPMELIIGKKFKLPVWETIVCTMREGEIAQFLCDIKHVVLYPLVAKSLRNIAAGKDPLEGQRHCCGVAQMHEHSSLGHADLDALQQNPQPLIFHMEMLKVESPGTYQQDPWAMTDEEKAKAVPLIHQEGNRLYREGHVKEAAAKYYDAIACLKNLQMKEQPGSPEWIQLDQQITPLLLNYCQCKLVAEEYYEVLDHCSSILNKQRQGLLQAGQGPRGRVECPGGPG from the exons ATGGCGGATATCATCGCAAGACTCCGGGAGGACGGGATCCAAAAACGTGTGATACAGGAAGGCCGAGGAGAGCTCCCCGACTTTCAGGATGGGACCAAG GCCACATTCCACTACCGGACGCTGCACAGTGACAACGAGGGCACCGTGCTGGACGACAGCCGGGTGCGTGGCAAGCCCATGGAGCTCATCATTGGCAAGAAGTTCAAGCTGCCTGTGTGGGAGACCATCGTGTGCACCATGCGAGAAGGGGAGATTGCCCAGTTCCTCTGTGACATCAAG CACGTGGTCCTGTACCCGCTGGTGGCCAAGAGTCTCCGCAACATCGCGGCGGGCAAGGACCCCCTGGAGGGTCAGCGGCACTGCTGCGGTGTTGCACAGATGCATGAACACAGCTCCCTGGGCCACGCTGACCTGGACGCCCTGCAGCAGAACCCCCAGCCCCTCATCTTCCACATGGAAATGCTGAAG GTGGAGAGCCCTGGCACATACCAGCAGGACCCATGGGCCATGACGGATGAAGAGAAGGCAAAGGCAGTGCCGCTTATCCACCAGGAGGGCAACCGGTTGTACCGTGAGGGGCATGTGAAGGAGGCTGCTGCCAAGTACTACGATGCCATTGCCTGCCTCAAGAACCTGCAGATGAAG GAACAGCCTGGGTCCCCTGAATGGATCCAGCTGGACCagcagatcacgccactgctgcTCAACTACTGCCAGTGCAAGCTGGTGGCCGAGGAGTACTACGAGGTGCTGGACCACTGCTCTTCCATCCTCAACAA ACAACGTCAAGGCCTACTTCAAGCGGGGCAAGGCCCACGCGGCCGTGTGGAATGCCCAGGAGGCCCAGGCTGA
- the AIP gene encoding AH receptor-interacting protein isoform X1 has translation MADIIARLREDGIQKRVIQEGRGELPDFQDGTKATFHYRTLHSDNEGTVLDDSRVRGKPMELIIGKKFKLPVWETIVCTMREGEIAQFLCDIKHVVLYPLVAKSLRNIAAGKDPLEGQRHCCGVAQMHEHSSLGHADLDALQQNPQPLIFHMEMLKVESPGTYQQDPWAMTDEEKAKAVPLIHQEGNRLYREGHVKEAAAKYYDAIACLKNLQMKEQPGSPEWIQLDQQITPLLLNYCQCKLVAEEYYEVLDHCSSILNKYDDNVKAYFKRGKAHAAVWNAQEAQADFAKVLELDPALAPIVSRELRALEARIRQKDEEDKARFRGIFSH, from the exons ATGGCGGATATCATCGCAAGACTCCGGGAGGACGGGATCCAAAAACGTGTGATACAGGAAGGCCGAGGAGAGCTCCCCGACTTTCAGGATGGGACCAAG GCCACATTCCACTACCGGACGCTGCACAGTGACAACGAGGGCACCGTGCTGGACGACAGCCGGGTGCGTGGCAAGCCCATGGAGCTCATCATTGGCAAGAAGTTCAAGCTGCCTGTGTGGGAGACCATCGTGTGCACCATGCGAGAAGGGGAGATTGCCCAGTTCCTCTGTGACATCAAG CACGTGGTCCTGTACCCGCTGGTGGCCAAGAGTCTCCGCAACATCGCGGCGGGCAAGGACCCCCTGGAGGGTCAGCGGCACTGCTGCGGTGTTGCACAGATGCATGAACACAGCTCCCTGGGCCACGCTGACCTGGACGCCCTGCAGCAGAACCCCCAGCCCCTCATCTTCCACATGGAAATGCTGAAG GTGGAGAGCCCTGGCACATACCAGCAGGACCCATGGGCCATGACGGATGAAGAGAAGGCAAAGGCAGTGCCGCTTATCCACCAGGAGGGCAACCGGTTGTACCGTGAGGGGCATGTGAAGGAGGCTGCTGCCAAGTACTACGATGCCATTGCCTGCCTCAAGAACCTGCAGATGAAG GAACAGCCTGGGTCCCCTGAATGGATCCAGCTGGACCagcagatcacgccactgctgcTCAACTACTGCCAGTGCAAGCTGGTGGCCGAGGAGTACTACGAGGTGCTGGACCACTGCTCTTCCATCCTCAACAAGTACGACG ACAACGTCAAGGCCTACTTCAAGCGGGGCAAGGCCCACGCGGCCGTGTGGAATGCCCAGGAGGCCCAGGCTGACTTTGCCAAAGTGCTGGAGCTGGACCCAGCCCTGGCACCCATTGTGAGCCGAGAGCTGCGGGCCCTGGAGGCACGAATCCGGCAGAAGGACGAAGAGGACAAAGCCCGGTTCCGGGGGATCTTCTCCCATTGA